One Edaphobacter flagellatus genomic region harbors:
- a CDS encoding bactofilin family protein gives MKPAEGSTVIGKSVSIRGELSGSEDLMIDGDIEGTITLPENSLTIGPNARIVADIKVRNLIVFGNVKGTLHVSGRVDLRHSAVVNGDIFGGRLSIEENAMLKGKVELKSERTVEVLPPVAKHAEAKAEQTPLVLEPKS, from the coding sequence ATGAAGCCAGCAGAAGGTTCTACTGTCATCGGCAAGTCGGTCAGCATACGGGGAGAACTCTCCGGCAGCGAAGACTTGATGATCGATGGCGATATCGAAGGAACGATTACTCTACCCGAGAATAGCCTGACGATTGGCCCCAATGCGCGCATTGTTGCGGATATCAAAGTTCGTAACCTGATTGTTTTTGGCAATGTGAAAGGAACATTGCATGTTTCAGGCAGAGTCGATCTGCGGCACTCCGCGGTGGTTAACGGCGATATCTTCGGTGGCAGACTCTCGATTGAAGAGAATGCGATGCTGAAAGGGAAGGTAGAACTGAAATCAGAGCGCACCGTCGAGGTGCTTCCACCCGTGGCCAAGCACGCAGAAGCTAAGGCGGAGCAGACTCCCCTGGTGCTGGAACCTAAGTCGTAG
- the menC gene encoding o-succinylbenzoate synthase, with product MHIDAIHMREINMPLAYPFETSFGLTTGRRILLLEIEADGLTAWGECVAGEHPYFSDEMIDTAWIISETELIPRLLETGIEGGGGVPGILKQVRGHRMAKAALENAVWDLESQMKNISLSKLLGGTRKVIPCGVSIGIQPTPEQLMDKIALELEAGYQRIKLKCKPDWDSSIFEMVRKRWPSILLSCDANSVYRMKDFDHIATWDEFKLLMIEQPLWYDDFYFHSMLQKRIETAICLDESIRNRRDALAAIDMESCKIINIKVGRVGGFSEAIAVHNVAEERAIPVWCGGMLETGIGRAHNIALSSLPNFQLPGDVSASARYWEEDIIEPEVTVSKKGEIQVPTSAGSGYKVLPKRIEKLTVRQQTLRAKARVTA from the coding sequence ATTCATATCGATGCCATTCACATGCGTGAGATTAATATGCCGCTGGCCTATCCGTTTGAGACCAGCTTTGGCCTGACGACGGGCCGCAGAATTCTGCTATTAGAGATTGAGGCGGATGGGCTGACGGCGTGGGGCGAATGTGTTGCAGGTGAGCATCCCTACTTTAGCGACGAGATGATCGACACAGCATGGATTATCTCGGAAACGGAGTTGATTCCGAGGCTGCTAGAGACAGGAATTGAAGGTGGTGGGGGCGTTCCCGGGATATTGAAGCAGGTACGGGGCCATAGGATGGCCAAAGCTGCTCTTGAGAACGCTGTCTGGGACCTGGAGTCGCAGATGAAGAACATTTCGCTATCGAAGCTCCTGGGCGGGACGCGAAAGGTGATTCCATGCGGTGTTTCGATTGGAATTCAGCCGACGCCGGAGCAGTTGATGGATAAGATTGCTCTTGAGTTAGAGGCCGGGTATCAACGCATTAAGCTGAAATGCAAACCGGACTGGGATAGCTCAATTTTTGAGATGGTACGGAAGCGCTGGCCTTCGATCCTGTTGAGCTGCGATGCGAATTCGGTCTACCGGATGAAAGACTTTGACCACATTGCAACGTGGGATGAGTTTAAACTGCTGATGATCGAGCAACCGCTTTGGTATGACGATTTCTATTTCCACTCGATGCTGCAAAAGCGGATTGAGACGGCAATCTGCCTGGATGAGTCGATCCGCAACCGGCGAGATGCGCTGGCTGCGATTGATATGGAGTCTTGCAAGATCATCAACATCAAGGTTGGTCGTGTAGGCGGCTTCAGTGAAGCGATCGCCGTGCACAATGTCGCGGAAGAGCGTGCCATTCCTGTGTGGTGTGGCGGCATGCTGGAGACAGGCATTGGCCGGGCACACAATATTGCGCTCTCTTCGTTGCCGAATTTCCAGCTCCCGGGCGATGTTTCGGCGTCTGCTCGTTACTGGGAAGAGGACATCATTGAACCTGAAGTTACGGTAAGCAAGAAGGGCGAGATACAGGTTCCTACCAGCGCGGGGTCGGGATACAAGGTTCTTCCGAAGCGCATTGAGAAACTGACTGTGCGGCAGCAGACGTTGCGCGCCAAGGCACGGGTTACTGCCTAG
- a CDS encoding GNAT family N-acetyltransferase: MSSAKQEPGAKPGDKIRIESLTTMEQFERCVELQLEVWGYSDGDLIPRRVFLVAQRIGGQVLGAFDGETIIGFAMALPGYRNGYPYLHSHMLAVLPEYRNAGLGRRLKLAQRDDAIARGFDLMEWTYDPLEIKNAHLNIARLGAISRRYKADFYGASSSPLQGGLPTDRLYAEWWLKSPRVVERLRGDAQPVEPVVERIIVPYTIYQWKQDPEQRSKAQQVQLNNRASLESAFSRGLVAIGYERDAEGNGSFLLGPWDDKKEETRPFYMK; the protein is encoded by the coding sequence ATGAGCTCGGCAAAACAAGAGCCTGGCGCGAAGCCGGGAGACAAGATCCGCATTGAGTCGTTGACGACGATGGAACAGTTTGAGCGCTGCGTTGAGCTGCAGCTCGAGGTCTGGGGTTATAGCGATGGCGACCTGATTCCGCGACGTGTCTTTCTGGTGGCGCAACGGATCGGCGGCCAGGTTTTGGGGGCGTTCGATGGCGAGACGATCATTGGATTTGCAATGGCGCTGCCAGGGTATCGGAACGGCTATCCCTATCTGCACTCGCACATGCTGGCTGTGCTGCCGGAGTACCGCAATGCGGGACTGGGCCGCCGATTGAAGCTGGCCCAGCGTGACGATGCGATTGCCAGAGGCTTCGACCTGATGGAGTGGACTTACGACCCGCTGGAGATTAAGAACGCTCATCTGAACATTGCACGCCTGGGAGCGATCTCACGTCGGTATAAAGCTGACTTCTATGGGGCGTCGTCGTCGCCCTTGCAGGGGGGGCTTCCGACCGATAGGCTATACGCGGAATGGTGGCTGAAGTCGCCCCGTGTTGTGGAGCGGTTGCGGGGCGATGCCCAGCCGGTTGAGCCAGTCGTCGAACGTATTATCGTCCCGTATACCATCTACCAGTGGAAGCAGGACCCCGAACAGAGATCCAAGGCACAGCAGGTGCAGTTGAACAATCGCGCGTCGTTAGAGTCGGCATTCAGCCGCGGTTTGGTTGCTATTGGTTATGAGCGGGACGCTGAAGGAAATGGGAGCTTTCTCCTCGGTCCCTGGGATGACAAAAAAGAAGAGACACGGCCCTTCTACATGAAGTAG